A single Anatilimnocola floriformis DNA region contains:
- the scpB gene encoding SMC-Scp complex subunit ScpB, translating to MPRKASEPKATPKKATSKSRKEDSPKEESRKEQQLRPPRILAIEETDPSEVAESLGLEQFADPDDAGLSLEELGQAYAALMTQGTDPYEATAPPPEPTAGAVEGEAAPAAATDDEPLEVIAGDDERSAEVTPQTILEAMLFVGHPLGEPLTSQQIASLMRGVRAAEIDELVQELNEGYERDGSVYHITSAGAGYRLQLRAEWGPIRDRFYGRVKEARLSQSSVDVLAIVAYQQPISADEVERLRGKPSGAVLSQLVRRDLLGLNRPEPKAAPLYHTTARFLDLFGLDDLDELPQSLEGEKGL from the coding sequence ATGCCCCGCAAAGCTTCTGAACCAAAAGCCACTCCGAAAAAAGCGACGTCGAAGTCGCGCAAGGAAGATTCGCCGAAAGAAGAATCTCGCAAGGAACAGCAGCTGCGGCCGCCGCGAATTCTGGCGATCGAGGAGACCGATCCGAGCGAAGTCGCCGAGTCACTAGGACTCGAGCAATTCGCGGATCCCGACGACGCCGGGCTGTCGCTCGAAGAACTCGGCCAGGCCTATGCCGCGCTGATGACGCAAGGGACCGATCCCTACGAAGCAACCGCGCCGCCGCCAGAACCAACCGCTGGTGCGGTTGAAGGCGAGGCCGCGCCTGCCGCCGCCACGGATGACGAACCGCTGGAAGTGATCGCCGGCGATGACGAACGCTCGGCCGAAGTCACGCCGCAGACGATTCTCGAAGCGATGCTCTTCGTCGGCCATCCGCTGGGCGAACCACTCACCAGTCAGCAGATCGCCAGCTTGATGCGCGGCGTGCGAGCAGCTGAAATCGACGAGCTGGTGCAAGAGCTCAACGAAGGTTACGAGCGCGATGGCTCGGTGTATCACATCACTTCCGCCGGCGCGGGCTATCGTTTGCAACTGCGCGCCGAGTGGGGGCCGATCCGTGATCGCTTCTACGGCCGAGTGAAAGAAGCTCGCCTGTCGCAATCATCGGTCGATGTGCTGGCCATCGTGGCCTATCAGCAACCGATCAGCGCCGATGAAGTAGAACGCCTCCGCGGCAAACCGAGCGGCGCCGTACTGTCGCAACTCGTCCGCCGCGATCTCCTCGGCTTGAATCGCCCAGAACCAAAAGCCGCGCCCCTCTATCACACTACCGCGCGGTTCCTTGATCTCTTCGGCCTGGATGATCTGGATGAACTGCCGCAAAGCCTCGAAGGCGAGAAGGGCTTGTAG
- a CDS encoding AAA domain-containing protein, giving the protein MPKFVDEHFSKLLRCLQQEATAEAAIARARLQRMSPAEAERTGASLVGLTIRDETTGLGGRALVTLGKRDLSLQLPWTRLNTGSPILLTEEKVDDGQSLRGLVSRRDRQTIEVALAFSPETESERPTWRIDLATDEVARDRQRSALTKAQNSEKGRLFDLQQTLLGARPPEFGKTVPLIDPGNALLLNPSQREAIEFALSTKDFAVIHGPPGTGKTTTVAELIHQAVLRGDKVLATAPSNLAVDNLLERLLRLGVKAVRLGHPARVLPELREHTLDLLVENHPDLKVARRLLKEARQLRDQASRFKRAKPPPGMKYEMRQEAKELIADARRIEDQVVTELLDGAQVLCVTLTGIDHEVIGPRQFDLAVIDEACQSTEPACWIPLLRSQRLILAGDHCQLPPTVVSTEATKEGFGLSLQERLIKRYGQPLISRRLTVQYRMHSAIANFSSAEFYAGELTAPDDVAAHLLCDLPDIERSPLTEMPVDFIDTAGASYSEELEPDGESRRNPEEAALVVRKVAALIAAGLAPAQIAVISPYAAQVRLLREKLAAADDTDGCEVDTVDGFQGREQEAVIISLVRSNSTGEIGFLGDVRRMNVALTRARRKLIVIGDSATIGGHPFYGRLLEYFEQIGAYHTVWEEME; this is encoded by the coding sequence ATGCCCAAATTCGTTGACGAACACTTTTCGAAACTGCTCCGCTGTCTACAGCAGGAAGCAACCGCCGAAGCTGCCATTGCTCGCGCGCGGTTGCAACGAATGTCGCCCGCCGAAGCGGAGCGAACCGGCGCGAGCCTGGTCGGTTTGACAATCCGCGATGAAACTACGGGCCTCGGTGGCCGAGCGCTGGTGACGCTCGGCAAACGCGATCTGTCGCTGCAGTTGCCCTGGACGCGACTCAACACCGGCTCGCCGATTCTGCTGACCGAGGAAAAGGTCGACGATGGCCAATCGCTGCGGGGCCTAGTCAGTCGTCGCGATCGGCAGACGATTGAAGTGGCCCTCGCCTTCTCGCCCGAGACCGAATCGGAACGGCCCACCTGGCGGATCGATCTCGCCACCGATGAAGTGGCTCGCGATCGCCAGCGGTCCGCTCTGACCAAAGCGCAGAACAGCGAAAAGGGACGTCTGTTCGACTTGCAACAAACGTTGCTCGGCGCTCGGCCTCCGGAGTTTGGCAAGACGGTCCCACTCATCGATCCAGGCAATGCTCTGCTGCTGAATCCTTCGCAGCGCGAAGCGATTGAGTTCGCACTCTCCACCAAAGACTTCGCCGTGATCCACGGTCCGCCGGGAACCGGCAAGACCACCACGGTTGCTGAACTCATCCATCAAGCGGTTCTCCGCGGCGACAAAGTGCTCGCCACCGCACCCAGCAACCTGGCCGTCGACAACTTGCTCGAACGCCTGCTGCGGTTGGGTGTAAAGGCAGTCCGCCTTGGTCATCCAGCCCGCGTGCTGCCGGAACTGCGCGAGCATACGCTCGACTTGCTCGTCGAAAATCATCCCGATCTGAAAGTCGCCCGCCGCTTGCTGAAAGAAGCTCGTCAGTTGCGCGATCAAGCCAGCCGTTTCAAACGAGCTAAGCCGCCGCCGGGTATGAAATACGAGATGCGGCAAGAAGCCAAGGAGCTCATCGCCGATGCGCGGCGGATCGAAGATCAAGTCGTGACCGAGTTGCTCGACGGCGCACAGGTCCTCTGCGTCACTCTCACCGGCATTGATCACGAAGTGATCGGGCCGCGACAGTTCGACCTCGCCGTCATCGACGAAGCCTGCCAATCGACCGAACCCGCTTGCTGGATTCCGCTGCTCCGCTCGCAGCGTCTGATCCTCGCCGGCGATCACTGCCAGCTGCCGCCGACCGTCGTTTCGACCGAAGCGACGAAGGAAGGCTTTGGCCTGAGCCTGCAAGAGCGACTCATCAAGCGCTATGGTCAGCCGCTCATCTCGCGGCGATTGACGGTGCAGTATCGCATGCACTCTGCCATCGCGAATTTCTCTTCGGCAGAGTTTTATGCGGGTGAACTGACCGCGCCGGACGATGTCGCCGCGCATCTGCTCTGCGATTTGCCGGACATCGAGCGTTCGCCCCTCACCGAAATGCCGGTCGACTTCATCGATACGGCGGGCGCAAGTTACAGCGAAGAGCTCGAGCCCGATGGCGAAAGTCGCCGCAATCCCGAGGAAGCCGCGCTCGTCGTACGCAAAGTCGCCGCGCTCATCGCAGCAGGCTTGGCGCCCGCGCAAATCGCCGTGATCTCTCCCTATGCAGCTCAAGTGAGATTGCTGCGTGAAAAGCTGGCGGCTGCGGACGATACTGACGGTTGCGAAGTCGACACGGTCGACGGCTTTCAAGGGCGCGAGCAAGAAGCGGTGATCATTTCGCTCGTCCGCTCCAATAGTACCGGCGAAATAGGCTTTCTCGGCGATGTGCGCCGGATGAATGTCGCTCTCACCCGCGCACGACGCAAGCTGATTGTCATCGGCGACAGCGCCACCATCGGCGGCCATCCGTTCTATGGCCGGCTGCTTGAATATTTCGAACAGATCGGCGCGTATCACACGGTGTGGGAAGAGATGGAGTAA
- a CDS encoding multiheme c-type cytochrome: protein MQASQPLIRRVLLISIFTLLGSVLWLGCQKPAPPPPAPQPAPPVAPVPPTLVPPEPKPPEPAKPIEQPAEPPKEVPTPKDPSAETPKSTATPKLPLFEGWPTPKLVLFVTGQQQGYIEPCGCTGLANQKGGLARRQTLLSELRDKKKWPVVAVDVGSQSKRFGRQSEIKFQRTADALRSMGYQAVALGADDLRLTGGELLSATNPDPDKPSMFVSANVAVIGRELQPTFKVVTAGGKKIGITSVLGDTFEQKLAGDDVVHEPAAAALEKVSAELKAQNCDLYVLLCHATLDESRKLAAGAPLFDLVISSGGVGEPTLELEEIPGSKALMAQVGTKGMYTGVIGLFDGDAKNRFRYQRVPLDDRWKDSPEMLQLLADYQDQLKNFGFAELGLKPQPHPTGRQFVGSAKCGECHTKAFEVWETSAHAHATESLVKPPNERAHIARHFDPECLSCHVTGWEPQKHWPFASGYQSLEKTPHLKGQGCENCHGPGSAHVAAESGAEQLMEAEMKKRRDDMKLPLAAAEKKCMECHDLDNSPDFHVKGAFEKYWKQIMHKGHY, encoded by the coding sequence ATGCAAGCCAGCCAACCGTTGATCCGCCGCGTTCTTCTCATCAGCATCTTCACGTTGCTCGGCAGTGTGCTATGGCTTGGTTGTCAAAAGCCGGCGCCGCCTCCACCTGCTCCACAACCCGCGCCGCCCGTCGCGCCTGTTCCGCCGACGCTGGTTCCTCCAGAACCCAAGCCGCCGGAACCAGCCAAACCGATCGAGCAACCGGCTGAACCGCCCAAAGAAGTGCCCACGCCCAAGGATCCATCGGCTGAAACGCCGAAATCAACGGCCACGCCGAAGTTGCCGCTGTTCGAAGGCTGGCCCACTCCCAAGCTCGTGCTCTTCGTCACCGGCCAGCAACAGGGATACATCGAGCCCTGCGGTTGCACTGGCCTGGCCAATCAAAAAGGTGGCCTCGCCCGCAGGCAAACCTTGCTGAGCGAACTGCGCGACAAAAAGAAATGGCCCGTCGTTGCCGTCGACGTCGGCAGCCAAAGCAAACGCTTTGGCCGGCAGTCGGAAATCAAATTTCAACGCACCGCCGATGCGCTGCGTTCGATGGGTTACCAAGCCGTCGCTCTCGGCGCCGATGATTTGCGGCTGACTGGCGGCGAGTTGCTCTCGGCGACGAACCCCGATCCCGACAAGCCGAGCATGTTCGTCAGCGCCAACGTCGCCGTCATCGGCCGCGAACTGCAACCGACCTTTAAAGTAGTGACGGCTGGCGGCAAGAAGATCGGCATCACCAGCGTCCTTGGCGATACGTTCGAACAGAAGCTCGCCGGCGACGATGTTGTTCACGAACCGGCCGCGGCTGCGCTGGAAAAAGTCAGCGCGGAACTGAAGGCCCAGAATTGCGATCTCTACGTCTTGCTCTGCCACGCCACGCTCGACGAAAGTCGCAAGCTTGCCGCCGGGGCACCGCTCTTTGATCTCGTCATCTCTTCGGGCGGAGTCGGCGAACCGACGCTCGAGCTCGAAGAGATTCCCGGCTCGAAAGCGCTGATGGCCCAGGTCGGCACCAAGGGGATGTATACCGGCGTGATCGGTTTGTTCGATGGCGACGCGAAGAATCGTTTTCGTTATCAACGCGTGCCGCTCGACGATCGCTGGAAAGATTCTCCCGAAATGCTGCAGCTGCTCGCCGATTACCAAGATCAGCTGAAGAACTTCGGCTTTGCTGAATTGGGTTTGAAACCGCAACCGCATCCCACCGGCCGGCAGTTTGTTGGCAGCGCAAAGTGCGGCGAGTGTCACACGAAAGCCTTCGAGGTGTGGGAGACATCGGCCCATGCTCATGCGACCGAGTCGCTCGTCAAGCCGCCGAACGAACGTGCTCACATCGCCCGGCATTTCGATCCGGAATGTCTCAGCTGTCACGTCACCGGTTGGGAACCGCAGAAACATTGGCCGTTTGCTTCGGGCTATCAATCGCTCGAAAAGACGCCGCACCTCAAAGGCCAAGGCTGTGAAAACTGCCACGGTCCCGGTTCCGCGCACGTCGCTGCCGAAAGCGGCGCCGAGCAACTGATGGAAGCGGAAATGAAGAAACGCCGCGACGACATGAAGCTGCCGCTCGCTGCCGCGGAAAAGAAGTGCATGGAGTGCCACGATCTCGACAACAGCCCCGACTTTCATGTGAAGGGGGCGTTCGAGAAGTACTGGAAGCAGATCATGCACAAAGGGCACTATTGA
- a CDS encoding type II toxin-antitoxin system VapC family toxin, which translates to MLGDEVADYDLAMDTVYIETSVISHATAWPSKVPEIAVLQDQARRWMQEQRPKYQVVTSRLVLKEAGRGDSVAAKARLDLLADVPLLPDNLEVNEIVKELMTRSLLPPKAQVDAVHVATAALGGVQYLLTQNCRHIANATMLPRLYRLLAELGLSGLLICTPAQFLGDPENVDESNP; encoded by the coding sequence TTGCTTGGGGACGAAGTAGCGGACTACGATTTAGCGATGGACACGGTCTACATCGAGACTTCGGTTATCAGCCATGCGACTGCCTGGCCCAGCAAAGTTCCTGAGATCGCGGTATTGCAAGATCAGGCGCGGCGCTGGATGCAGGAGCAGCGGCCGAAGTATCAAGTCGTAACTTCGCGTCTGGTTCTGAAAGAAGCCGGGCGCGGAGACTCTGTAGCTGCGAAAGCACGGCTCGATTTGCTCGCCGATGTGCCGTTACTTCCGGACAATCTCGAAGTAAATGAGATTGTCAAAGAATTGATGACTCGTTCGCTTCTGCCGCCTAAAGCACAAGTCGACGCAGTGCATGTGGCCACTGCGGCACTTGGCGGAGTACAATACTTACTGACGCAGAATTGTCGACACATTGCTAACGCGACGATGCTGCCACGCCTGTACCGATTGCTCGCGGAGTTGGGATTGTCAGGCCTCCTGATCTGCACCCCAGCGCAATTCTTGGGAGATCCTGAAAATGTCGACGAATCCAATCCTTGA